From Xyrauchen texanus isolate HMW12.3.18 chromosome 9, RBS_HiC_50CHRs, whole genome shotgun sequence, the proteins below share one genomic window:
- the LOC127649410 gene encoding gastrula zinc finger protein XlCGF7.1-like isoform X2 — MMFIKEESEDMSYPEACSSNAMKDEDTEEQKDLMDMEEENQELNEVEEKHHPDQTRYSFKTKQKSFSDSQTENHFSQKRIKRTRVKHYFSCPQCGKSFGHKEDLKRHIRVHTGEKPFTCRQCGKSFTRKASLNKHMRIHTGEKPFTCPQCGKSFREACSLKSHLIFHSGEKSYSCDQCSKTFSSRSILRTHRNIHAIEKTYLCSLCGKTFLQLNSFKYHQSKHTGVRDHVCSECGKAFLRAYNLELHQRVHTGEKPYKCSYCEKNFAISGNLKAHERVHTGERPYHCTSCGKSFTQSSTLLTHRKNHCPGLSH, encoded by the coding sequence ACCTGATGGACATGGAAGAGGAGAATCAAGAattgaatgaagtggaggagaaacaccATCCAGATCAGACACGTTATagtttcaaaacaaaacaaaagtctttTAGTGACTCACAGACTGAAAATCATTTTTCACAAAAGAGAATTAAAAGAACAAgagtaaaacattatttttcctgccctcagtgtggaaagagttttggaCATAAAGAAGATCTTAAGCGTCACATTCGAGTTCACACTGGTGAGAAGCCCTTCACATGCCgtcagtgtgggaagagtttcacacGTAAAGCAAGTCTTAAtaagcacatgagaattcacaccggagagaagcctttcacatgccctcagtgtgggaagagtttcagagAGGCATGTAGTCTCAAAAGTCATTTGATATTTCACTCTGGAGAAAAGTCATATAGCTGTGATCAGTGCAGCAAAACATTTTCTTCTAGATCCATCTTAAGAACACACCGGAATATTCATGCAATTGAGAAGACTTACTTGTGTTCACTTTGTGGAAAGACTTTTTTACAGCTGAACAGTTTTAAATATCACCAGAGTAAACACACTGGTGTGCGAGATCATGTGTGCTCTGAGTGTGGGAAGGCCTTTCTAAGAGCTTACAACTTGGAACTGCACCAAAGagtccatactggagaaaaaccttacaagtgttcatatTGTGAAAAGAATTTCGCTATTTCAGGAAACCTGAAAGCGCACGAGAGAGTACATACTGGAGAGAGGCCgtaccactgcacttcatgtgggaagagtttcacacAATCAAGCACTCTACTGACTCACAGAAAAAATCATTGTCCAGGGTTGTCACACTGA